From Poecile atricapillus isolate bPoeAtr1 chromosome 11, bPoeAtr1.hap1, whole genome shotgun sequence, one genomic window encodes:
- the PGPEP1L gene encoding pyroglutamyl-peptidase 1-like protein, protein MESNSSTVVVTGFGPFRQYLVNSSWEAVKELSKRGLGENIDLRIMQLPVVYQKAKEQVCKIWTTLQPLLTVHVGLASSATALIILEQCGKNKGYHERDACGFHPEGACCVLDGPEKIESTINMKSLWRNISVEGIDIILSRDAGRYICDYTYYTSLYYGNGKAAFIHVPPLSESVTAEFLGKALQTIILAMLEQCVEQREMDHRGEK, encoded by the exons ATGGAGTCGAATTCCAGCACTGTGGTGGTGACTg gttttggtcCCTTCAGACAATACCTGGTTAATTCTAGCTGGGAAGCAGTGAAG GAGCTGTCCAAGAGAGGCCTTGGTGAAAACATCGATCTCCGGATCATGCAGCTGCCAGTGGTTtaccaaaaagcaaaggagcaAGTCTGCAAGATATGGACAACTCTTCAGCCACTG CTTACAGTTCATGTTGGGCTGGCTTCCTCCGCCACAGCGCTCATCATCCTGGAGCAGTGTGGGAAGAACAAAGGCTACCACGAGAGGGATGCTTGTGGTTTTCACCCAGAAGGTGCCTGCTGCGTGCTAGATGGCCCAGAAAAGATTGAATCTACAATTAATATGAAGAGTCTCTGGAGAAACATCTCAGTGGAAGGGATTGATATCATCCTTTCCAGAGACGCGGGAAG GTACATCTGTGATTACACCTACTACACTTCTCTGTATTATGGCAAtggaaaagctgctttcatCCACGTCCCTCCATTATCTGAGTCAGTAACAGCAGAATTTCTAGGAAAAGCATTACAGACCATTATCTTAGCAATGTTAGAACAGTGTGTGGAACAAAGAGAGATGGATCATAGAGGGGAAAAATGA